TATTTCTCTAACGCGTTTTTGCCCGGCGGGGCGCTGAGGCATCCCAAAAGCCCTAATTGAAGACAACGTCGCTTCTCCGAATTAAGGAGGGAGAACAGATGCCTGTGTCTGTCAGGCATCTGTTCTTGGGGTGAGTGAATCGGAGGTGTTCTCTGGCACTCAGACTACCGGGGCCCCGCGCACGCAACCATCCGGTCTTTCCAGTACGGAGAGACGGGGTTTCTTGTAGGGCGAGTGGCTGTCCTCTGTTGTCCGGAAAAATCACCGATTCCAACTGCTGCTGTCTCAGGGCTTTACTTTGACTGGAAATCTCCTGCGTATATAAGGGACCGTCTTGTACATAGTTTGCCGGCCGGAATGAATCCAGGATGAAACAGGACGGGGAGATTCTGCGAGAAGATTGGAGATATGAACGAATGAGGGATGACAATCCGCCACAAGCTTTACAAACGCGGTCAAAGGCACGGCCAGTAGAATCCCTATCAAGCCCCAAAGCCAACCCCAGAACAGGATCCCTGCTGTGGCCGCGACCGGGCCTATATTGACCCGCAACCCGACTACCTTTGGGATTAGAAAGTTTGCGGAAATGAAATGAAGGCATACGACTGTTAGGAAAATAATGGCAAACGGGCTTGCTGTAGTAAATTGCAAAAGCGCGGCCGCGGATGGGACCAGCACGGCGAGGATTACGCCCAGAAAAGGAATCAAATTCAGAAAACCGCTCACGATGCCAAGGATCATGGCACCCTGTATTTTCAACGCGAGAAGGACGAGAATCGTAACGGTTGCCATCGCAGAACCGATGATCAAGTTGCCCGCCGCAAATCCTCTCACCATTTGGGTCAATCGCCCCACGAATTGAGGCACGTCGATCATGTGGCCGAATGAGCTCGTCAGCCTTTGTTTCATCTGTTCCTTGCGAATCAGATTGAAGAACATCAGGAAAGGCACAACTCCAATAATGATGATGGCACTCCACACCGGCCCGACGCCGCGAATCATGTACGAAGGCCAGCTGGGCGGTTCTTTGATCTTTACCTCAGCGATTTTTTTTGCCGGCACCTCTGGATTCAGGCTGCCGGCGGTTTCTTGAACTTTGGCAATCTTCTGGTTCAAAGGCTTCAGGACATCGCGGATCCGCTCGGCGTACCGGGGCATGGTCTCCACGATGTCCGAAATACGATTGTAGGACGCGTACGTCAGGAAGCAGATGCACAGCGTTCCAGTAACTACGATAATTCCGGCGGCAGCGGAACGCGGGACATGCCAGCTCTCCAGATAGGTCACCAGCGGATCAACGAGGATCGCGAGGAAGGCAGCGAGCAGCAGTGTGATGCAAAAGGAACTTGCAAAGAAACAAAAAGCCATCAGAAGAGCGAGCACGATGACCCATAGAAGCCAGGCGATACGACTTAATAGGCGCCGTTGGAGTAAGTCTGTTGAGCTGCGCATCATTGAGACCAATTGCTCTCCCTCTTCCCATTTGCAAAACACGTGTGCGAGACCTCCTCGCACCCCAGTTGGGCGCAAGGAGGATCGCACAGGTAGTTCACGATAGGGTCTTACGCTGGAAAAAATGGACAATCAGCGAGAGAACTGCGAGCAGCAACAGAATATGAATCAGAGCGCTGGAGACATGGAAGACCAAGAATCCCCCCAGCCAAGCCAGCACCAAAACTGCAAACAAGACGATGAACATATAACCCTCCTTCCATAAACGCTCTTAGATTGTTCCAATTGAAAGCGCAAGCCCATACAGGGAATGCTGCAGTATTTGCCCAACCACACCCGATGGAGGAGGTTTGTTTTCCCGCTCTCTGAAAGGCGAGTGAAAGGGGCGCGGTCGAAAGCCGCTGGGGTCCAGCGAATTACAACGAACTTCTCTACAAGCAGCGCAGGAGCGCCCCCCGCTAAGGCAATCCGGTGGGAAGGCGAATTTGTTCAGCTCCGACAAACTCCAACCAGAAAGGCCGCCGCCGCAGCGCACATGCCCGCAGCACCCATCCATCCCAATACCTTCAAATAGAGTGGCAACGTAAACCGGCCCATCACTCTTCGATTCCGCGTCAACAACATCATTAGGGCCATCACAGGAGCGGCGAGAATTCCATTGATAACCGCGGCAATGAATAATGCTTTGATCGGGTCCAAATGAATAAAGTTCAGAGCCAAACCGGCGATCGTGGCAGCGCCCAGCGTGGCATAAAATTTGAAGGCTTTCTTCGGCTTGATCGCGAGACCTACTCGCCAGTGCATCGCTTCTCCAATAGCGTAGGCTGCGCTTCCCGCAAGAACCGGAACGGCAAGAAGCCCCGTTGCTATTATTCCTGCAGCGAATAAGACATAGGCAAAGCGTCCGGCCAGCGGTTCCAGAGCTCGCGCCGCTTCCGTTGCCGTATGGATGTTCGTCTGTCCGTGGGCATGCAAAGTTGCCGCAGAGGTGAGCATGATAAAAAACGCCACCAGGTTGGACGCCGCCATGCCGAGGTAGGTGTCGATCTTGATTCTGCGAAGTTGCTCAGGCGCCTGGGATGGATCTTTGCGCAGGGATTTATCTTCTTTTTTATCGCGAACTTCTTCGGCTTCCTGGGATGCCTGCCAAAAAAACAGATAAGGACTAATGGTAGTCCCGAGTACTGCTACCACCATCATGCTGTACTCCCCATGAAATCCATTTAAGGGAGGCAGAATCAATGCGCGCAGGGCTTCGCTCCAAGAAACGTGAACCAGAAAAGCTGTCACCACATACGCGAATAAT
The nucleotide sequence above comes from Terriglobales bacterium. Encoded proteins:
- a CDS encoding AI-2E family transporter, encoding MSIFSSVRPYRELPVRSSLRPTGVRGGLAHVFCKWEEGEQLVSMMRSSTDLLQRRLLSRIAWLLWVIVLALLMAFCFFASSFCITLLLAAFLAILVDPLVTYLESWHVPRSAAAGIIVVTGTLCICFLTYASYNRISDIVETMPRYAERIRDVLKPLNQKIAKVQETAGSLNPEVPAKKIAEVKIKEPPSWPSYMIRGVGPVWSAIIIIGVVPFLMFFNLIRKEQMKQRLTSSFGHMIDVPQFVGRLTQMVRGFAAGNLIIGSAMATVTILVLLALKIQGAMILGIVSGFLNLIPFLGVILAVLVPSAAALLQFTTASPFAIIFLTVVCLHFISANFLIPKVVGLRVNIGPVAATAGILFWGWLWGLIGILLAVPLTAFVKLVADCHPSFVHISNLLAESPRPVSSWIHSGRQTMYKTVPYIRRRFPVKVKP
- a CDS encoding DUF5670 family protein, with translation MFIVLFAVLVLAWLGGFLVFHVSSALIHILLLLAVLSLIVHFFQRKTLS
- a CDS encoding divalent metal cation transporter; its protein translation is LFAYVVTAFLVHVSWSEALRALILPPLNGFHGEYSMMVVAVLGTTISPYLFFWQASQEAEEVRDKKEDKSLRKDPSQAPEQLRRIKIDTYLGMAASNLVAFFIMLTSAATLHAHGQTNIHTATEAARALEPLAGRFAYVLFAAGIIATGLLAVPVLAGSAAYAIGEAMHWRVGLAIKPKKAFKFYATLGAATIAGLALNFIHLDPIKALFIAAVINGILAAPVMALMMLLTRNRRVMGRFTLPLYLKVLGWMGAAGMCAAAAAFLVGVCRS